The DNA sequence CTATAGAGATCTCTATAGATATAACCTCGAGATGCTCAGAAGATCTAGAGGATCTAAGGGTAACGGATCCCTAGCCTCAGAGGCAATCAGAGAGACATGGAGAGATGTGGCTAGAGCCGAGGTTAGATTCGACCATGTCGCATGCATATCATGTGGCACATGCTGGGTCATAGGCTATCCAGCGATAGACTTCAACCCAGAGAGAGGGGGGCATGGAGTCAAGTTTAGATATAGCTAGAAACCAGTTTATCCTCTGAATATAGCTGGTTTTCAACTAGGATACTCTGGGTTTATCCGCTCTTAGCCCTGGATCTATATTTATCCTCCAACTCATAGATCTCTGGCCAGCCTATGAAGTCTGTGAACTCTTTGAAATCAGCCATTAGCTCCCTAGCATTTATCGGTGTACCATCCCTTTTAATTATATTGAGAACCTCTTTCATAGCCTTTGTAGCTGCGAGGAGTAGGGCTATAGGGATTATCACAATTTTATAGCCTAGTCTTCTAAGGGTCTCCAGATCTACTGGCGGTGTTTTTGTACCAAAGCCTGCCCAGTTAAAGAGCAGGGGTACCCCTTTGAACTCCCTTGCAATAGCCTCAATCTGCTCTACATTCTCAGGCCCCTCGATAAATAGTACATCAGCCCCAGCCCTATAATACTCCCAAGCCCTTTCAAATGCCCTCTCAATCCCCTCAACAGCTATGGCATCTGTCCTGGCTATGATTAGAAAATCCTTGTTTCTCCTCGCATCTACAGCAGCTCTGATCTTCTCAACCATATCCTCAACAGGGATTAGCTCCTTACGAGCCATATGCCCACACTTTTTAGGCCAAACCTGATCCTCTATATGTATCCCAGCGGCACCAGCATCTTCATAGGCCTGGACAGTCCTGATAACGTTGATCGGGTTTCCATAGCCTGTATCTGCATCAGCTATGACGGGTATGTTAACAGCATCCACGATCCTTCTAACATTGTCAACCATCTCTGTCATAGTGATCAACCCAGCATCGGGATAGCCGAGCATCGATGCAGCTGTGCCAAAACCCGTTATATATACCACTTCAAAGCCTGCAGCCTCAACAAGCCTAGCACTCAGTGCGTCATATGCGCCTGGTGCTACTATTATATCTCTAC is a window from the Sulfolobales archaeon genome containing:
- a CDS encoding oxaloacetate decarboxylase; this translates as MGRRLMRQRINGARRLRELMGSRDIIVAPGAYDALSARLVEAAGFEVVYITGFGTAASMLGYPDAGLITMTEMVDNVRRIVDAVNIPVIADADTGYGNPINVIRTVQAYEDAGAAGIHIEDQVWPKKCGHMARKELIPVEDMVEKIRAAVDARRNKDFLIIARTDAIAVEGIERAFERAWEYYRAGADVLFIEGPENVEQIEAIAREFKGVPLLFNWAGFGTKTPPVDLETLRRLGYKIVIIPIALLLAATKAMKEVLNIIKRDGTPINARELMADFKEFTDFIGWPEIYELEDKYRSRAKSG